The DNA segment TTCGTACTCGTCGAGCACGCGTGTCGTGACCTCGTCCCAGCTCGGAAGGCGCCGCGCCGCCTCGCGCGCCGCACGTCCGAGAGCCCGGGCCCGCTCCGGGACTTCGGCGAGCTCGCGGAGCGCCTGCGCGAGCGCCGCGGGATCCTCGCCGGGGACGCGAAGCCCGGTCTGCCCGTGGCGCAGGTCCGCGGGCAGCCCCGGAATGTCGCTGGCGACCACGGGCGCGCCCGCCAGCATCGCCTCGAGGCAGATGAGTGGGTGCCCCTCGAAGCGCGAAGGGATGGCGACGATCGCGGCCCCGCGCAGGAGGCTCGCCACCGTGACCCGGTCGACGTGCCCGAGGAAATGGACGCGCGCCGCGACGCCGCGGGCCGCGGCGCGGGCCGCGAGGGCGGCGCCCTCGGGGCCGTCGCCGGCGAGCACGAGGTCGAGGTCCGTCCCGGCGGCCGCGAAGGCGTCGATCAGGACGTCGAACCCCTTCCGCTCGGCGAGGGCGCCGGCGCCCAGCACGTACGGACGCGCGCGTGTCGCGGGCGCGACCCTCTCGAACTCGGCCGGGTCGATTCCGTTCGGCACGGTCCTCACCCGCTCGGCGTGCGCGGGCAGCACCCCGCGGGCGTAGTCGGCGACTGCGGGCGAGACGGCGATCACGCGGCGCGCGGAGCGCAATAGGAGCCGCGACAGCACCAGGCTCTCCGGTCCGTCGGCGGTCTGCGGGCCGTTGTGCAGGTGCGCGACCACGGGGACACCGAGTACGGCGCGGAGCGTGGCCACGTAGGGCGCGTGGAACTTGGAGCAGTGCGCGGCGATCAAGTCCGGGGCGAGCGCGCGCACGCCCCGCACGAGGCGGAAGGCTCCCGCCGGAAAGCGATGGAGGAAGTGGCGGAACGCACGTGCGCCGGCGCCGCGGTAGGGCGCGCGCACGACGCGCATGCGCAGGATGGGCACGCCCGTCGACGGATCGCGAGCAGGGAGGGGAGCGCCGTTGCCGCCCGGCAGCCGCGCGATGACGTCCACCTCGTGGCCGCGGATCGCCATGCCCGCGGTCAGTCGACGGACGACCTCCCGCACCCCGCCCGCGTCCTCGTAGTGAGGGCAGTAGACCGCGATTCGCAGGGCGTCCTGTTCCTCGCGCTCTCGGAACGCGCGAGGATCCGCTGCGAGAGCCGGCCGCATAGCAGGAACGGTGCCCCGCCACGCGGCGTGAGAACTCGGGGGTTCGCGCTGCCTGACCGTGACAGTCTGTCTCGGCAATGAGGCGGGAGGTCACAATGTGGCGATTCGCCTCACCACCGCCTGCTCGATTCGTCCCCGAGAACCGACCTTCGGCCGGTACGACGCACGCCCAATGACTCGAGACCTTGTCCTCTTGGTCCCCGGCTTTCTGGGCTTCAGCCGCGTCGGCAACTTCTACTACTTCGCCGAGCGGATCCTTGCCGGACAGCGAGACCTCGTCACCGATCTTCAGCCGTCCAAGATGGAGGAGCGGGCTTCGCGACCGCCTCGCCGCCCCGCGACGACATCCATCCGCCGAGCGACGCGTTCTACAAGGACATGTACGCCCTCGCGCACGACTGGTGTGGGTCACAGATCGCGGCGCCGGTGAACCAGGCGGTGAAGGTGCTTCGCGCGGCGTTGGTCTCGTCGCCGGAGAAGGTCATCCACAGCTCCAAGAGCATGACGCTGGTGGATCTCTACGAGCAGACGGACCCCTCAACGACGGCGTCGTGAACACAGCTCGGCAGCTACTCGATCCTGCCCCGAGCGAGCAATTCGGCGGGTTGGTGATCGCGGACCACGGTGATGTCCTCGGCCACTACGACCGAAGGGATGCGCTGGCCGCGGGCCACACTAACGCCGGCCTCTTTCACAGCGGCGCCGGCTTTGGCGATGATGAGTTCTTCAGCCTGTACCAGCGGGTGACGGAGAGGTGATCGAAACGGCAATTGTGTCCAGGTGAATGAAGGACACTTCCATGGCGAGGCAAGTGGCTGCGGACGGGGGCCGATCAGCTCGAAAAACTGACCCGTCTGACCCCCAAGAAGGGGGCGGCGAGCGCAAGTCCGCGATTTCACAGAGCTAGACAAGTGCGAAAGGGGGGACTTGAACCCCTTTTGCCTTTGTCCAAGTCGCTGATTTTCCACGGGTCAAGAGTAGTGTCGACCGCCATGAACCGCCCGTTGGTGCTGCGGACGCGCGTTGATATCGACGCCTTCCCATGCGTCCGAAAGGCTGATTCTAGGGTGTCTGCAACCGATCGTGAACCGCTGCGACGCTCCAAAACGGGCGGGTTATGGGTGAGGGAGACGGCGATCCAGAATCCCCTCGCGCCGCAGCGTCGGTCAGGCATGACAGATCAAGCACTTCGGCGCGGGACTGACCGACCTCCTGCACGCGCCAGAACCACACGATTCTGGCGCACCGCCAGCGTCACCTGCGTGATCGTGATTCTCGGCCCTCGCCCCGAGCTTCAGGCTTGCGGAGGAGGCGGGCGAGAGGTTGGCGAGCATCGAAGCTGAGCGAGCGACCTGACCTCCCGAACGCCCTCGGGCGCCGGCGCTGGCCTCACGACACCGGGGAGCCGGGGGGGCCAGGGGACCTCTAGACCCGACGTTCGGGAGGGCGGCATTGGTGACGACCGCCATCGAGCAAAAGGTATTGCGCTGGTATGGGAAAGCCGCCGTAACCGGAGGGGCGGCCAACCATGATGCTAGCGCGCAAGCAGGGGCCTCGGGGTTGTGGGGCCATGCCGCGTATCTGGCCTCTCCTCACGCTGCTTGCTCTCGTCCTCCTGCTCGTCAACACCTCGCAAATCGAGGCGGCTAGGAACAAGTGCGATAGCGCATGCCGTGACTGCAAGAAGTCTT comes from the Deltaproteobacteria bacterium genome and includes:
- a CDS encoding glycosyltransferase family 4 protein, with the protein product MRPALAADPRAFREREEQDALRIAVYCPHYEDAGGVREVVRRLTAGMAIRGHEVDVIARLPGGNGAPLPARDPSTGVPILRMRVVRAPYRGAGARAFRHFLHRFPAGAFRLVRGVRALAPDLIAAHCSKFHAPYVATLRAVLGVPVVAHLHNGPQTADGPESLVLSRLLLRSARRVIAVSPAVADYARGVLPAHAERVRTVPNGIDPAEFERVAPATRARPYVLGAGALAERKGFDVLIDAFAAAGTDLDLVLAGDGPEGAALAARAAARGVAARVHFLGHVDRVTVASLLRGAAIVAIPSRFEGHPLICLEAMLAGAPVVASDIPGLPADLRHGQTGLRVPGEDPAALAQALRELAEVPERARALGRAAREAARRLPSWDEVTTRVLDEYE